A DNA window from Candidatus Melainabacteria bacterium contains the following coding sequences:
- a CDS encoding cytoplasmic protein, with amino-acid sequence MDLSVKTLKLAHKASSNHRALLNQSELCGCFYCEATFSPEEIREYTDRGQTALCPRCSIDSVIPAAAGYALTAQFLSAMEKYWFAAA; translated from the coding sequence ATGGACCTTTCCGTAAAGACCCTGAAGCTGGCTCACAAAGCCAGCTCCAACCACCGCGCACTGCTCAATCAGAGCGAACTGTGCGGCTGCTTCTACTGCGAAGCAACGTTCAGCCCTGAGGAGATACGCGAGTACACCGACCGCGGTCAAACCGCCCTGTGCCCGCGCTGCTCCATCGACTCAGTCATTCCTGCCGCTGCCGGATACGCGCTCACCGCGCAATTCCTCAGCGCCATGGAGAAGTACTGGTTCGCAGCGGCGTAA